The DNA window attttccttctcattGCTGATGAAGAGTGAATTCCAAATTGTGAATGAAACTGAGCCCTTGTCTGTTTCCTGTAGATTTTAACTGTATTAGAGTTGGTAATATTTGATAGTGCCAAGAATAGAGGGGAGCGGGGGGTTTTCTTCAGCGATGGGATTATGGCTATTAGCTTCAACTGGGCCACCAATTAAACGAAGAGCGGGTTTAAGAATAAAACAGGCGGGTCGAAGTTCATATAGCGGCAGCTAGTggaggtttttttttccttctggtTAATCTATATTTCGTTAGTTTCGAATTTGTTCTGCATATTTGTGTGCTCTGGAAGAGTAAGCGCTCAAGCGAAGGATGGAGACTTCGGCTCTCAACCAGCTCTTGAGAAGTCTTTGCAGCAATTCACAATGGATTTATGCTGTGTTTTGGAAGATTAAGTATCATAGTTCAACGTAAGATTCTTGATATATCTATATGTTTATGGCTTAATTCCATAGTCAGTCTGTTTAACTTTTGAACTTTGATTATCATCAGGATATTGACTTGGGAAGATGGGTATTGCAATTATTCAGAATTGGAAAATCATATGGGACGCGCAACAGATTATGGAATGATTAAAGACAGGGATGAACATGTTTCGTCATACTATGGTGATTCTGGAAATTGTTCAGTTGATGCAGCAGTGGCTGATATGTTTTGCCGTCAATATGCCTTGGGAGAGGGGTAAACTCCTATTTATTGTCACTTTCAGCTCGAATCTTGTGTGCTTGGCTTTTCCAACGAAAGTTGATATGTCTGAAACTTTGCAAATGTTTACTTTTCTAGCTAATTTTGGCCtatgtttggatttttccttgcTGAATCTTAAAATGAAGGTTTTTGAGGACTTGATGCAGATTCCATTGTTGCCATGGCTATCATCTCATGCTACCATGGACTTTAGTTTGCAGTTGTGGATCCATTACCATCAGTCCTTGTAACCTTCATATTTcttagaattattttaatgagtGAACAGTGCTTAAGATGTACTGTTCTTTCAAATATCTTAGTTTACGTGCctaatttttatcttattcGAACCTTACATCAGGACTGTGGGAAGCGTGGCAAATTCTGGAAATCATAGTTGGGTTTTccttgaaaatatttttaccagCGATTTAACCTCTGCTTCTATTTACGAGGTGTGTGCGGATTTCACTTTGGTTTCCATATAAGAACGTAGCTATTTTAGTTTTCCAAAAATGGGGCATTAACATAATTTATCGTGTCTTTGCTTCAGGGTCCTACCGAATGGCTAATTCAATATGCATCTGGTATCAAGGTAGTATAGTTTTGATATCACCTCATGTTGTTACCCTTAGGTGCATTTGACATAAAACACGTGTTTTGCTTTCAACTTAAAGATCCTGTATTCATTTGCAGACTATTCTATTGGTGCCCGTTCTCCCTTTTGGAGTGTTGCAGCTTGGCTCATTGCAAATGGTTTGTATTTTTCTGAACTTCGGTGTGTGTCAAAAGTTCCGTTCTTTTAAATGTCAAGTCTATTGATTGTTTAAGGCTCCTCGGGTACAATACTTTAAACAACAATTTGATTCCTCCCTGCTTAATTGAATCTCAGGTTACCGAAAATCTATCGGTGGTTGCTTCTATTAAAGACAGATTCAGTGCTATTAACTTCATTGATGGAAATGCTACAAGTATTGCTCCACACAAGGGTGCTTGGCCTCTCTGTGCGTCAGTTGTGCCTAGTCCCTTTGAGAGCTTGGATGAGCAAGCGAACTTTACCACTTATATGATGGAAGCTCAAAATCACGGGGCTATTGAGAATATTAAACCACCAGTGCCAACTCTTAATCCGTCTGTAACCATTCAAGATGAACTGACTGTAACTAGAAGAATTCGGCTGGAAACTCTTCACGGTGAAGGTGACATGCTAAGGATTAATATGGAAGCGTCATTTGCTCCACTTTATCAATCTATTAAAGCTGGTGAACTGGAGTTTTCTGATTTATTTTCACTGGAATCACTGCTACCACCTTGCAGTCGGTTGAGAAACGATGAGACTGGATTAATTGAGAGTACACCTCGAATTGTTAACTCTTATCCTGTGGACAATGTAGTTGAACAGCAATCAGGACAAAATCTTGTGACCAAGAAAGAATATGGCACTGCAGATAGTTTATTTAGCTTTCCTGATGACTGTGAACTACAGAAAGCATTTGGACCAGCATTTTTTGCACAGAAACATACTACTGATTTCTCATATGATTTATCTAGCACAATCAACGATACAACCTCAAGTGTGTTGAGCAGTAGAGATTTCAAGGAAGGTGATATTGAGCTTCTCCTGGAAGCTATGATGCCTGCATTTCCTAATTCAGTCGATACATTTTCGAATAACACAATCAATGGCAGAATTGCCCCGGTCGTAAGAAATTCGAGTCTTTCTGCTAAAACATGTGAATCTGAATCAAGCGCAATGGTAATGGATGATCCAGCCCTATGGATCTTTCCTGAATCCACGGCGACTGAAATAGGCAGGAAAACTTTAACTAGTTTGTCGACATCAAACTCTACAGTCATCAACGAGCTGGAAGAAAATGACCGTGACATCACTCGACATAGGAAAGGGATGAAACGTTTCAATTGTAGCCCTGAGATCAAAGTTACTTCTAAGACAAGACAAAGGCCAAGGGATAGACAATTGATCCAGGATCGTATCAAAGAGTTAAGGCAAATGGTCCCAAATGGTGCTAAGGTAGGTGTACTCTTAAGGAACTGCCACGGTGTGTCAATTTGAgttttgtttgcttcttttccctaagttttcctttttgtctAATGGCAAACAGTGCAGCATTGACGGTCTCTTAGAGAAAACCATAAAGCACATGCTATACTTACAACGGGTAACTGATCAAGCCGAGAAACTGAAGCAACTTGCCCAGCAAGAAGAGGTATATATAAGAATAAATGTCTTTTAGCCTTAGAATTTAGTATACTACTTGAATGCCTTGAAATGCTTTTATAGGGTTTTGATTCTGAGTATTGCACTGATCTTGAGAATGAGAGCTTTCAATCAAATGGGACAAGTTGGACCCGGGCGTTTGATATTGGGAGTGAGCTCCAAGTTTGCCCCATAGTTGTAGAGGATCTAGAATACCATGGACACATGCTTATAAAGGTTTTTGTTGATTTCCTTTTAAATGTCTTTTTCTCAGAAGCTGCTAGCGTGTGTTTTAATACTATTTATCGATATCAACACCCTGTAGATGCTATGCAATGACACGGAACTGTTCTTAGAGATCGCTCAAATAATCCGAAATTTGGAATTAACAATATTGAAGGGTGTGGTTGAACGCCATTCAAACAACTCTTGGGCTCATTTCGTTGTGGAGGTATGGAGTTTATAGTTCTATTCAAATTGGCGAACGTAAAGTTAACGTTTTTGTTGAACTTTCTAACAGGCTCCAAGGGGGTTTCATAGAATGGATGTTTTCTGGCCTCTGATGCATCTTCTCCAGCGCCAAAGAAATCCCATCTCATGCAGGATCTGAGGCCACATCCTCCATGTCAAGTAGATATGATGGTGAAGTTGATGGAGAGTGAAACATTTGTTGTTCATTAAGTAACATTTTCCTTGTAATGTATAGTCGACCTGCAGAATTTGATCAAACCCAAAAGACTGGAAACATGCACGCATACGTTTATTTGCATGCAACTGAAATCTGTATATATACTATAATCTTATAAATATTAGCTTTTCACCtttatgacattttttttctttgctaaTTCAAGTTTTTTAGTCTATTGGTATGCTTTGTTTTAGGAGGCTCCTTGAGAGGGCATCTTTGGTGTCAGCTGTTGGCAATGACTGATGCGTTGTTGGGTTTGGATGTAAGATATGGAGTTTTAAGTTACTGACCCACCGCCTTAAGGCGACCACGTGAGTCATTCACCATGCTTTGGGTTTTAATTCAACCATCGAGGAGGATATGATATTAATTCATCTTTTGTCCAAAacttaaaatagaaaatgaaagctCAAAGGCGGACCTTATCTCATCACATGGCCGATATtcatacattttattttctttcagacTGAGACACTGTGCCTACTGTTTAACGTTTTGCTTTCTGGCTTTGACCACTTCCGATGATACACATAAACTGAAAACATTGCTACATTACACCACACAAATGCACAGCCCATACTGAAGTCTAGCCCCCACCGGCTGTGTACCCACCATCCACACAAATGACCTGCCCAGTCACGTAAGAAGCCGCAGGAAGGCACAGAAACGCCACCACTGAAGATATCTCATTCGCCTCTCCAATTCGACCCGCCGGCGTCCGCTCCAGCAGCCGACTATATTCCTCCACAACCGCCGCATCCGGCTTAGAAATTGTAGTCTTCACGGCCCACGGAGCCACAGCGTTGACACGAATATTATCCTTCGCCCATTCGCACGCCAAGTTCTTCGTGATTTGGTTAATCGCCCCTGCAATCGAAATACAAACCCACAAACCGTCAAAGAACAATCTTGAATCTTCCCATCATTCATTACCCACAGATTTATCTAACCCCATACCTTTGGATGCCGCATAGATTGATACTTTTGGTAAAGCGACGACTCCCGCAACGGACGACACAAAAACAATACTTCCATAACCAGACGCCTTCAAAAATGGATACGAAATTTGGGAGAGATGATAAGGGGCCTCAAAATTGGTGCTCATTATATTATTGTAATCTTCGGTTGTGTGCTCTGCTGCTGATTTCAGTGTTACCGTCCCTGCGTTGTTCACCTTAAAACCAACCACCCATTTTCAGAATTTAGCATTTTGGGtttgtaaagaaaataaatgagagaTAGAATTACGAGAATGTTGAGCTTTCCATTGAAGATGGAAGAGACAGTGGTAATGAGCTGCTCTCGCTGAGATCTTGAAGAGAGATCACAAACAGAGCCACTGACTTCGAACCCCTTTCGCTCCCATTCTTTAACCCTTTGGTCCAGCTCTGTTTGGTTACGCGAACAGGTGTGTACGGCAGCCCCAAGTGAAGCAAGCTCTTCAACTATGGCGTatctgaaaacaaaataaaacaaaacaagtaaGAACATAAACAGATGAACGGTATGAGAAGTGGGATTGATAATGATTGGAGGGCGACCCAATGCCTCGGGTTCCGCCGGTGACGAGGGCGGTGAAGCCGTTGAGAGACCATCTTTGAATCGGGGAACTCATCTGCAGCGAATTGAAGAATGAAATGGATATTTTAAGAGATTgaaaagataatattaaaatatggagAGATAAAGATTCTCACAATTAATGTCGTCCTCCTTCTTCCTTCCACGAGGGTACTATATGAGTGTGTTGTTCAAATCTTACTGTCCATAGCGACATGCTACTTGCATGTCAAATCTCTTATTTTGTATCGTTTGATGTTTTCGTTTGATGTTTTNNNNNNNNNNNNNNNNNNNNNNNNNNNNNNNNNNNNNNNNNNNNNNNNNNNNNNNNNNNNNNNNNNNNNNNNNNNNNNNNNNNNNNNNNNNNNNNNNNNNNNNNNNaaaaaaaaaaaaaaacatattttccCATGTTATGGGCTTCTATCCCCCAGTTCTTTTTGTGTGAACCGTGTGGTTGGTTTTTGGGCTGGGCCTCAAAGATCCTAAAAAGCCCACAATCCACGGCTCGATTTACTTTTTGGGCTGGGCCTCAAAGATCCTAANttttttttttttttttttttttttttttttttttttttttttttttttttttttttataaatataacatgtataattaattatttaagatattatttttttcacaaattatcattaaataatcTATAATTCAAGATCTTattgaattagaaaaaaaaaatgattaatttcaAATGACTAACTATTAAGTATTTAAGATAATTGTGAAGGTTATATACCTTAAAAACgattaattttgtgttaagTAACCCATTATGTTGTAATTGAGTGATTTAAAACCAAATATTGGAAGCTAATTAATATATGAGTAAATGTGGGAAACATAATGGTTCATATTTTGTCGGTCCAATTAAAGCAACAATTCTCCATACCTTATAGTTTGTATAAGGACCTGTGTTTCTactcattttgaaaattgccaaaaacccaacacaaaaaaaaattcattgttGGAGGATAGAAGTCCTACCTCgattaatttagggaatgattatggatttataagtgaataatactaacttcattcgcccaaagcaaagccatgagagcatATATTCAAAGTGGACGATATCATACTATTGCGGAGAGTCgtgagtcgtgttcgtctaacactcCTTATACTCCACTTATTCGGGGTTAGAGTGATATGAGGCAGGCAGGTTGATGCGAACAATTTGGTTTTAAACGaaatgaaccaagaaaataaagaaaagaaaataaaaagaaattggttTCATATAATTAGGCTGCACCAAGAGATGAGGTTGCAGTGTTTTTGTGAGCCATTTTGTAGTTGTTGTGTAGCTATCCCatctcctctctttctctctctatctgaAAGAttcccatttatttatttatttatttatttatttatgatcttTAATACCAAACCCTTTTTCTTGGATTCCAAATTCTGAACCGGTTTCTGAGTTGTAAACCCACAGATTGTATTGGATGTGGAGGAAGCAACAAGAGGAGAGACAAACACATGATTGTGATGATTCTGTGGATTCTCAATCTTCCAaagccaaaaccaaaacccccTTTGCATATGAGGACCCCTTCTCATGGGAAGAGCAAGCTTTTGCTGAAGATGCTGCTGGCGGCCTTGGAGGCTGCGTTTGGCCTCCGCGCTCTTATTCTTGCTCCTTTTGTAGAAGAGACTTCCGTTCAGCTCAAGCCTTGGGCGGCCACATGAATGTCCACAGACGAGATAGGGCTAGACTGAAGCAATCCCCAAATACTCCCAATCACAACCCTTTCACTAATTCCTTCCCCTTTCAatccccttcttcttcttcttcttctactttttcttatcatcttcctaCCCCTAAACCCTATTTGGTCCATCCACCGCCCCCGAACCACCGACTAACTTCAAAGGCGGGGAAAGATGAGAATTTTACAAATTCTTGCTCTAGGGTTACAGACAACCATCACGTTGGAATTGGGATTTTGGATGACGGGTTGAATTTCAGTTTCGGACCACCTTGGCCAACATCGGTTTTGTTTGACGATGACGGTGGTCGGGAGGAAGCGGGGGCGGATACCAGTTGCAAGAAGAGGAAGACGGATGATGAAACGTCGTCGATACAATTGTATGTGAAGTCAAATAATTCGGTAGAGAATCatcatcgtcgtcgtcgtgATCCTATTGAATCGGAGGTAATTGGAGTTAGCTCTAGCCCCTTCCATGATTTGGATCTTGAACTCAGGCTTGGTGGGGTTTGAGTAAAATCAAAATCCCATTTTCTCAAAGCTTAGTGAGCAAATTCCATGATTGAATTTCTCATCTgggtttgtgtttgtttgaattgTTCGTTTGAGCTAGTGAACCTCTTCATTTTTCAGTATGTGTAACAAAGAGTTGGAATGAATCTTTTAGACCATTGTAACAATAAACAAATCAGGAAAGATTCAATACAATCATCTCTAACTTCACTCAAAACATATGAGAATTCAATCCttcttatattattattcagGATCAAAATGCACATCTTGTATGAGAATCCAACTTTTCAGGGTAAATACCgagataaattaataattatctgCATGCCACTTTTCTCCTTTCTATTAGCTTACCACCACAATCTTTGTTTATGAGGTTAAAATATATGGGCTGAATTGATTTTGAGTTAGAAGCTGGTTCTTATTATCTAATGTGGTATTAGAgtccataaacttaaatgtgGAGTTTTCACGCTAAATCCTAAAGATGACTCCGACCATGATTAAGTATCACGAATTCCATCAAAGAAAGcaaataattttcattggAGAGGAAATAACGAGcaagaaaaaaacaccaaCTAGCTATCTAACTCGTTCATTGGCGTGGATTTGTTGAAAGCTGAATTAGATAAGCCTCACATTATTGCTAACTTCACATAAGACGAAGGGAATTGTATTGTAAACCCTAACTAAAGGATTGAAAAAGAAGTGTGCAAACACCTTTGTCTCTCGATGCCGAGTTACTCTTCTCATTGTCAACTAATATTGCAATCAAGCAAGTCTCATGTGTTAtctaatatggtattagaATTGA is part of the Cucurbita pepo subsp. pepo cultivar mu-cu-16 chromosome LG03, ASM280686v2, whole genome shotgun sequence genome and encodes:
- the LOC111790756 gene encoding transcription factor EMB1444-like isoform X1 → METSALNQLLRSLCSNSQWIYAVFWKIKYHSSTILTWEDGYCNYSELENHMGRATDYGMIKDRDEHVSSYYGDSGNCSVDAAVADMFCRQYALGEGTVGSVANSGNHSWVFLENIFTSDLTSASIYEGPTEWLIQYASGIKTILLVPVLPFGVLQLGSLQMVTENLSVVASIKDRFSAINFIDGNATSIAPHKGAWPLCASVVPSPFESLDEQANFTTYMMEAQNHGAIENIKPPVPTLNPSVTIQDELTVTRRIRLETLHGEGDMLRINMEASFAPLYQSIKAGELEFSDLFSLESLLPPCSRLRNDETGLIESTPRIVNSYPVDNVVEQQSGQNLVTKKEYGTADSLFSFPDDCELQKAFGPAFFAQKHTTDFSYDLSSTINDTTSSVLSSRDFKEGDIELLLEAMMPAFPNSVDTFSNNTINGRIAPVVRNSSLSAKTCESESSAMVMDDPALWIFPESTATEIGRKTLTSLSTSNSTVINELEENDRDITRHRKGMKRFNCSPEIKVTSKTRQRPRDRQLIQDRIKELRQMVPNGAKCSIDGLLEKTIKHMLYLQRVTDQAEKLKQLAQQEEGFDSEYCTDLENESFQSNGTSWTRAFDIGSELQVCPIVVEDLEYHGHMLIKMLCNDTELFLEIAQIIRNLELTILKGVVERHSNNSWAHFVVEAPRGFHRMDVFWPLMHLLQRQRNPISCRI
- the LOC111790757 gene encoding tropinone reductase homolog, which produces MSSPIQRWSLNGFTALVTGGTRGIGYAIVEELASLGAAVHTCSRNQTELDQRVKEWERKGFEVSGSVCDLSSRSQREQLITTVSSIFNGKLNILVNNAGTVTLKSAAEHTTEDYNNIMSTNFEAPYHLSQISYPFLKASGYGSIVFVSSVAGVVALPKVSIYAASKGAINQITKNLACEWAKDNIRVNAVAPWAVKTTISKPDAAVVEEYSRLLERTPAGRIGEANEISSVVAFLCLPAASYVTGQVICVDGGYTAGGG
- the LOC111790756 gene encoding transcription factor EMB1444-like isoform X2; its protein translation is MDFSLQLWIHYHQSLTVGSVANSGNHSWVFLENIFTSDLTSASIYEGPTEWLIQYASGIKTILLVPVLPFGVLQLGSLQMVTENLSVVASIKDRFSAINFIDGNATSIAPHKGAWPLCASVVPSPFESLDEQANFTTYMMEAQNHGAIENIKPPVPTLNPSVTIQDELTVTRRIRLETLHGEGDMLRINMEASFAPLYQSIKAGELEFSDLFSLESLLPPCSRLRNDETGLIESTPRIVNSYPVDNVVEQQSGQNLVTKKEYGTADSLFSFPDDCELQKAFGPAFFAQKHTTDFSYDLSSTINDTTSSVLSSRDFKEGDIELLLEAMMPAFPNSVDTFSNNTINGRIAPVVRNSSLSAKTCESESSAMVMDDPALWIFPESTATEIGRKTLTSLSTSNSTVINELEENDRDITRHRKGMKRFNCSPEIKVTSKTRQRPRDRQLIQDRIKELRQMVPNGAKCSIDGLLEKTIKHMLYLQRVTDQAEKLKQLAQQEEGFDSEYCTDLENESFQSNGTSWTRAFDIGSELQVCPIVVEDLEYHGHMLIKMLCNDTELFLEIAQIIRNLELTILKGVVERHSNNSWAHFVVEAPRGFHRMDVFWPLMHLLQRQRNPISCRI
- the LOC111789990 gene encoding zinc finger protein 10-like; translated protein: MWRKQQEERQTHDCDDSVDSQSSKAKTKTPFAYEDPFSWEEQAFAEDAAGGLGGCVWPPRSYSCSFCRRDFRSAQALGGHMNVHRRDRARLKQSPNTPNHNPFTNSFPFQSPSSSSSSTFSYHLPTPKPYLVHPPPPNHRLTSKAGKDENFTNSCSRVTDNHHVGIGILDDGLNFSFGPPWPTSVLFDDDGGREEAGADTSCKKRKTDDETSSIQLYVKSNNSVENHHRRRRDPIESEVIGVSSSPFHDLDLELRLGGV